Proteins encoded within one genomic window of Streptomyces profundus:
- a CDS encoding SSI family serine proteinase inhibitor, translated as MSRRSLAVLVALVASVTVPASAAAHEHAAHEHAAHERVRAAGEDRLVITVSGTESSDGTFELTCAPTGGDHPKPAESCAALRDVETPFAPVAEGTQCTFLYGGAATARVEGRWQGESVDAEFTRANGCEITRWDRLVPALPSLATGAA; from the coding sequence ATGTCACGCAGGTCCCTCGCCGTCCTTGTCGCCCTGGTCGCCTCCGTCACCGTTCCGGCCTCGGCCGCCGCCCATGAGCACGCGGCCCACGAGCACGCGGCCCACGAGCGGGTGCGCGCCGCCGGCGAGGACCGGCTGGTGATCACCGTCTCGGGGACGGAGAGCTCGGACGGCACCTTTGAACTCACGTGCGCACCCACCGGCGGCGACCACCCCAAGCCGGCCGAGTCCTGTGCCGCGCTGCGCGACGTGGAGACCCCGTTCGCGCCGGTCGCGGAGGGCACACAGTGCACCTTCCTGTACGGCGGCGCGGCCACCGCGCGGGTCGAGGGACGGTGGCAAGGCGAGTCTGTGGACGCGGAGTTCACCCGCGCCAACGGGTGCGAGATCACCCGTTGGGACCGTCTGGTGCCGGCCCTCCCCAGCCTGGCGACGGGTGCCGCCTGA
- a CDS encoding response regulator: MSSRPARGAARLAAILDALPDALLLVNGNGTVVNANAIAIETLGVAGAPLIGRGLLDIVPEFDPRRIPGSMRRPEEDPSVRTKPTRMIARRTDGTELQVEVTSAGLNSAHTPYASAIEAAFADDFAGEELLVLVVRDLSGTLDTEAELVRQQRQTEMILRAASEGVVGVDTAGRIVLVNPAAAQILGHRASQLGGQLLHPLAHHSRADGTPLAYEETPLHDTLVSGRKHRVRGQVLWTGDGRAVPVNMTTAPVRDGDQLVGAVMTFLDRRPYDTLAARHSQLLSVLSDGLRGPLDQLRGELSALAADPAGQLWPEANQVLHHLAAGYARMTTLVDNVLGYQRLDEGLDKLALKRVSLDTVVASGVEGATELIGPGRAQFAVHAPPIEAEVDPERLAQALAHLIADVAGVDATGQAPTSARGDSTIVVAAAQRGEVVRIEVRGPYPGGNPVHEPIVRGIVRQHGGVLQTHEMPGQGGASAYVLEVPIAAGDGTAPPVTIGARDASGDTTVMPVPAEPARGTERPSAASDGPAEGRPAVAAIEPVPDTPTGRRRRHAPEQSPPAPTPAPGTPVPEAAGPKTPAPGIALPGAPAPGAHTPAPEHQTPPGGTGNGRRRRALAPVDETPGEAAPAAPAAAPPPTGRRRRALPPEPSEATPEQGQPIALGPGPSGPAPERPGAQPAPAPGAPHPAAPQPAPPAAPAPQPAQAQPAQPQPPAETVAPPQPVVPQPGKPALPTRGARSAEAPARPADQPEPARAPAIGPEPGSTPAAYEPFGPAAPEQVPGQAPGQAQGQPAFEQPEYEQGGEQPEYERAEYERGRADAAGQAPEQPATPEEPAEEPAPVEHSVVAASPILDGSMAPAPAPMRSRPLPMPGSERARPEQHTPGVSVQTLGQGVPIPPQAHAPRPHPGPEAPAPAQPAPPQPGPSLPAQASPAQPAPPTRRRKLATPPEENDPRLNRVAPGGQPPPSTAPDTQGRGREYAISAPAAGTAEGPEPLDGPNGAVDVTKGGGEPVGGARRPTGPADDELPPEPLDNPRRLLVWPEPDVSTQQALTDRGYRPVIVHSREEVDAQIAAYPAALFVDPLTGPITRTALQSLRGAAVAAEVPVLVTAGLGQASREAAYGADPAVLLKALAPRDSDQHPPRVLLVEEQQVIADALAASLERRGMRAAHAPSDAAAMELAAQLRPNLVVMDLNQVRRRRAGIIDWLRVNGLLNRTPFVVYTAAEMDPAQLPLLASGETVLFLAERSTHPDVQAKIVDLLAKIGAH; the protein is encoded by the coding sequence GTGAGCAGCAGGCCAGCGAGGGGCGCTGCTCGCCTCGCCGCCATACTCGACGCGCTGCCTGACGCGCTGTTGCTGGTGAACGGCAACGGCACAGTCGTCAACGCCAATGCCATCGCCATCGAGACCCTCGGGGTCGCCGGTGCGCCACTGATCGGGCGCGGGCTTCTGGACATCGTGCCGGAGTTCGACCCGCGCAGGATTCCGGGCTCGATGCGTCGCCCGGAGGAAGACCCCAGTGTCAGAACCAAGCCGACCCGCATGATCGCCAGGCGGACGGACGGCACGGAGTTGCAGGTCGAGGTGACCAGCGCCGGTCTGAACTCCGCCCACACTCCCTACGCCTCGGCCATAGAAGCGGCGTTCGCCGACGACTTCGCGGGCGAGGAGCTGCTGGTGCTCGTGGTGCGGGACCTCTCCGGCACGTTGGACACCGAGGCCGAGCTGGTGCGTCAGCAGCGGCAGACCGAGATGATCCTGCGTGCGGCCTCAGAGGGCGTCGTCGGGGTCGACACCGCCGGCAGGATCGTGTTGGTCAACCCGGCGGCGGCGCAGATCCTCGGGCATCGGGCCAGTCAGCTCGGCGGCCAGCTGCTGCACCCGCTGGCCCATCACTCGCGGGCCGACGGGACCCCGTTGGCCTATGAGGAGACCCCGCTGCACGACACCCTCGTCTCCGGGCGCAAGCATCGGGTGCGTGGGCAGGTGCTGTGGACGGGCGACGGTCGCGCGGTGCCCGTCAACATGACGACCGCGCCGGTGCGCGACGGGGATCAGCTGGTCGGGGCCGTGATGACGTTCCTGGACCGTCGCCCCTACGACACGCTGGCCGCGCGGCACAGCCAGTTGCTGTCGGTGCTGAGCGACGGTCTGCGCGGACCGCTGGACCAGCTGCGAGGCGAACTGAGCGCGCTGGCCGCCGATCCGGCCGGGCAGTTGTGGCCGGAGGCCAACCAGGTCCTGCACCATCTGGCCGCCGGCTACGCGCGGATGACCACGTTGGTGGACAACGTGCTGGGTTATCAGCGGCTCGACGAGGGCCTGGACAAGCTCGCGCTCAAGCGGGTCTCGCTGGACACGGTGGTGGCGTCCGGCGTCGAGGGAGCGACGGAGCTGATCGGGCCGGGGCGCGCGCAGTTCGCGGTGCACGCTCCGCCGATCGAGGCCGAGGTTGATCCGGAGCGGCTCGCTCAAGCGTTGGCACATCTGATCGCCGATGTGGCCGGAGTGGACGCGACCGGTCAGGCTCCTACGTCCGCGCGAGGCGATTCGACCATTGTGGTCGCCGCCGCGCAGCGCGGCGAGGTGGTGCGGATCGAGGTGCGTGGCCCCTATCCGGGCGGCAACCCGGTGCACGAGCCCATCGTTCGGGGCATCGTGCGGCAGCACGGAGGCGTGTTGCAGACCCACGAGATGCCAGGGCAGGGCGGCGCCTCGGCCTATGTGCTGGAGGTGCCGATCGCCGCTGGCGACGGGACGGCGCCACCGGTGACGATCGGCGCGCGGGACGCCAGCGGCGACACCACCGTGATGCCGGTGCCGGCCGAGCCGGCGCGCGGCACGGAACGTCCGAGCGCCGCTTCGGACGGCCCGGCGGAGGGACGGCCGGCCGTGGCCGCCATCGAGCCGGTGCCGGACACGCCGACGGGTCGTCGGCGCCGGCACGCGCCCGAGCAGTCCCCTCCCGCCCCGACTCCCGCACCCGGCACGCCGGTGCCGGAGGCGGCGGGGCCCAAGACTCCGGCGCCCGGCATCGCGCTGCCGGGGGCGCCCGCGCCCGGGGCGCACACGCCGGCGCCCGAGCATCAGACGCCCCCCGGTGGAACGGGGAACGGCCGCCGCCGGCGCGCGTTGGCTCCCGTCGACGAGACGCCCGGGGAGGCGGCCCCCGCCGCGCCGGCCGCGGCACCGCCGCCGACCGGTCGGCGGCGCCGAGCGCTGCCGCCCGAACCGTCGGAGGCCACGCCCGAGCAGGGGCAGCCGATCGCGCTCGGCCCGGGGCCGAGCGGGCCGGCGCCCGAGCGGCCCGGCGCCCAGCCGGCGCCGGCGCCCGGCGCGCCGCATCCCGCCGCGCCCCAGCCCGCGCCCCCCGCCGCGCCGGCGCCGCAGCCGGCGCAAGCGCAACCGGCACAACCGCAACCGCCGGCCGAGACCGTGGCGCCACCGCAGCCGGTGGTGCCGCAGCCGGGCAAGCCCGCGCTGCCCACCCGGGGCGCGCGGAGCGCCGAGGCGCCCGCCCGGCCGGCCGACCAGCCGGAGCCGGCGCGGGCCCCGGCCATCGGCCCCGAGCCGGGGTCGACACCGGCCGCGTACGAGCCGTTCGGGCCGGCCGCTCCGGAGCAGGTCCCAGGCCAGGCTCCCGGCCAGGCCCAGGGCCAGCCGGCGTTCGAGCAGCCCGAGTACGAGCAGGGCGGCGAGCAGCCGGAGTACGAACGGGCGGAGTACGAGCGAGGCCGGGCCGACGCCGCCGGGCAGGCGCCGGAGCAGCCGGCGACGCCGGAGGAACCAGCCGAGGAGCCAGCGCCCGTCGAGCACTCGGTGGTGGCGGCCAGCCCCATCCTGGACGGCAGCATGGCCCCGGCGCCCGCGCCCATGCGCTCGCGCCCCCTGCCCATGCCGGGCAGCGAGCGCGCCCGACCGGAGCAGCACACGCCCGGCGTGAGTGTGCAGACGCTGGGGCAGGGCGTTCCGATTCCGCCCCAGGCGCACGCCCCCCGCCCGCACCCGGGACCCGAGGCACCGGCCCCCGCACAGCCGGCCCCCCCACAGCCGGGCCCGAGCCTGCCGGCGCAGGCCAGCCCCGCGCAGCCGGCCCCGCCCACCCGGCGGCGCAAGTTGGCGACGCCGCCGGAGGAGAACGATCCGAGGCTCAACCGCGTGGCCCCGGGCGGCCAGCCCCCGCCAAGCACCGCGCCCGACACCCAGGGGCGTGGTCGGGAGTACGCGATCAGCGCGCCGGCCGCCGGCACGGCGGAGGGCCCCGAGCCGCTCGACGGTCCCAACGGGGCGGTCGACGTGACCAAGGGCGGCGGCGAGCCGGTCGGTGGCGCGCGGCGGCCGACCGGTCCCGCCGACGACGAACTGCCGCCTGAGCCGTTGGACAACCCGCGCCGGCTGCTGGTCTGGCCCGAGCCGGACGTCTCGACGCAGCAGGCGCTGACCGACCGTGGCTATCGTCCGGTGATCGTGCACTCCCGCGAGGAGGTGGACGCGCAGATCGCGGCCTACCCGGCGGCGCTCTTCGTCGATCCGCTGACCGGGCCGATCACCAGGACGGCGCTCCAGTCACTGCGGGGCGCCGCGGTGGCGGCCGAGGTGCCGGTGCTGGTGACGGCCGGGCTGGGCCAGGCCAGCCGGGAGGCGGCCTATGGCGCCGACCCCGCGGTGCTGCTGAAGGCGCTCGCGCCCAGGGACAGCGATCAGCATCCGCCGAGGGTGCTGCTGGTCGAGGAACAGCAGGTCATCGCTGACGCGTTGGCGGCCTCGCTGGAGCGGCGCGGGATGCGGGCGGCGCACGCCCCCTCGGACGCGGCGGCGATGGAGCTGGCGGCGCAGCTGCGGCCGAACCTGGTGGTGATGGATCTCAACCAGGTGCGGCGCCGCAGGGCGGGCATCATCGACTGGCTGCGGGTGAACGGGCTGCTGAACCGCACCCCGTTCGTCGTCTACACGGCGGCCGAGATGGATCCGGCGCAGCTGCCGCTGTTGGCCTCGGGCGAGACGGTGCTCTTCCTGGCCGAACGCTCCACCCATCCGGATGTGCAGGCCAAGATCGTGGATCTGCTGGCCAAGATCGGCGCGCACTAG